One genomic region from Sphingobacteriales bacterium encodes:
- the trpS gene encoding tryptophan--tRNA ligase, whose product MRERVLSGVRSTGNLHLGNYFGAVKNFIQMQENYESYFFIANLHALTTHPDPELLKKSVKATLVEYVACGLDPEKSTIYVQSDVPEISELYTLLNMLAYKGELEKCTSFKEKIKKHHENINAGLLTYPVLMASDILIHRAHKVPVGKDQEQHLEMTRNFAVRFNHLYNTDFFPEPQAFDMSGQLVKVPGLDGSGKMGKSESEGNAIFLREEPEAIRKKVMRAKTDSGPTEPNQEKPEEIRNLFMLMGLVSKNDTVQFFEDAYNNCSVRYGDMKKQLAEDIILFTLPMKEKITELENNPAYIQRIAQEGAEKARISARKTLDGVQEVMGLKSIWK is encoded by the coding sequence ATGAGAGAACGGGTCTTAAGCGGCGTAAGAAGTACAGGAAATCTGCATTTAGGCAATTATTTCGGTGCCGTGAAAAACTTTATCCAGATGCAGGAAAACTATGAATCCTATTTTTTCATAGCCAATCTGCATGCGCTGACCACCCACCCTGACCCGGAACTACTAAAAAAGTCCGTAAAGGCCACACTGGTGGAATATGTAGCCTGCGGACTAGATCCTGAAAAAAGCACCATCTATGTTCAAAGTGATGTTCCTGAGATTTCAGAATTATATACCCTGCTGAACATGCTTGCCTACAAGGGTGAATTGGAAAAATGCACCTCCTTTAAGGAAAAAATCAAAAAACACCATGAAAATATCAATGCCGGCTTATTGACATATCCGGTTCTGATGGCTTCCGATATTCTGATACACCGTGCACATAAAGTACCGGTAGGGAAAGACCAGGAACAGCACCTGGAAATGACACGAAATTTTGCCGTTCGTTTCAATCACCTCTACAATACGGATTTTTTTCCGGAGCCTCAGGCGTTTGACATGAGCGGTCAATTGGTGAAAGTTCCCGGACTGGACGGCAGCGGCAAGATGGGAAAAAGTGAGAGCGAGGGAAATGCCATTTTCCTGCGCGAAGAGCCTGAAGCCATTCGAAAAAAAGTGATGCGGGCTAAAACAGATTCAGGTCCGACAGAGCCCAACCAGGAGAAACCGGAAGAAATCAGAAACCTTTTTATGCTGATGGGCCTGGTATCCAAAAATGATACCGTTCAGTTTTTTGAAGATGCTTATAACAACTGTTCCGTCCGCTACGGCGATATGAAAAAACAACTGGCGGAAGACATTATCCTTTTCACCCTTCCTATGAAAGAAAAAATTACGGAACTGGAGAATAATCCTGCTTATATTCAGAGGATTGCTCAGGAGGGAGCGGAGAAAGCAAGAATCAGCGCCCGCAAAACACTGGATGGCGTGCAGGAAGTAATGGGGTTGAAAAGCATCTGGAAATAA